TAGTGTACGTACAGCGTACACTTTGGTGGAAATATTCGGTAGTTATTTTTAGGTAAATAACACTTAACGGAAATTGTTTCCACCTTTGGCTAGTCGACCTCAGGCATTGAAACGACCAGACATCATTTAGCTGTCAGCATTTTTGGCTGGGCGAGAAGTTCTGTGAATGTAAtggaaatcaataaattgaaACTGCAGGTTTGGTGCAGAGAACACTGAAGTGAAGTTTGAAGTACTTATTTGGTCAAATATTTATCTACTTGTTTGTATTTGCCTAGTAATTATTAACCATTTGGAATGAGGAATAAGCTGAGGtaagttaataataattgcttGTGGAAGTTCTGTTAAAGTTGCCACTTTTTGTTACAGCAAACAAGCAATTTggataatttaatttaattcagtTCCATGAAGAGAGGAGGCTGCCACCCAATGGCAAGAATATATTCGGAGCTTGATTCCGATCTGTTCCACTGAGTCTTTGACCCTTTTGGTTCTGCAGTTATGCCATGTAAATCGGTTATGAAATATAGCACAAAAAGCTTCTTTACTGGGtctgatttgtgtgttttttattgtcTAAAAAATttcaagaaaaagaaaaggacgCGCCACACTGCCCATGGTGTTTCACTCTGTGTGGCTCAGTGATGTCCGTGATCGTGTTCGCTGCTCTTTTTGGAGGACTTGTGCCACTTCTTCTTGTGCTCAGCGCCGCCTTTCTTGCCGTGCTCCTTTTTGTGGCCCCATTTCTTGGACTCCTCGTGCTTCTTCTTGTGGCCCTTGTGGCCCTTCTTCTTGTGCCCCTTCTTGGAGTGGCCCTTCTTGCCGTGGTGCTCCTCGTGTCCGCCCTTCTTGTGCTCTCCCttcttgtggctgctgcccttCTTGTGCTTCTTGGACTCCTCAAAGCCGCCGTGCTTCTCCTCGCCGCCCTCCACATGATCCTCGTCGTAGtacttcttctccttcttgtcCTCGTTGAGCTTGTGGACGTTGTGTTTGCCCTTGATGGAGTGCCCCTTCTTGTAGGAGCCGTGATCCTCGAACTCGCTGCCCTTCTCCCCCTTCTCGcccttctttttcttcttgtgaTGGTCCTCCGAGTGCTTGTGCTTCTTCTCGTGGCCCTCCTCCTCGCCGTGCTCGCCCTTTTTCCCCTCCTTGTCGTGGTGTCCCTTCTCGCCCTTCTCCGACTTCTCCCCGTGCTTGTGCTCCTTCTTGCTCTTGTCACCATGCTTCTTGAAGTGCTCGCTGTGATGCTCCTCGCCGGACTCCTCCTCGCCACCTTCCTCGTGCTCCTCATGCTTCTTGGAGGCGGCCACCAGTTGATCCTGCTCCTCGAAATACGGCTCAAAATCGACCAAGTCCAGCCCAGCTAAAGGCGAGGTAATGGCCATGGCTCCGTCCGGTGTGCGGTGCAGGGCCAGAGCTGCGGCTGCTACCACCATAAGAAGCCCCAACAGGGACATCCCATGCCATGTCGGCCACATAACTGACTTCGGGTGTGccgctgctttctgctgctcggTTTTTATCCTTCTGAGCTGCTCGCTGCCTGATGCTGGATGCtccttctactgctgctgctgctgctgcttccactgatgctgctgccacgcccgcTTATCGCCGTCTGCTGGTCTTGCCTCGAGCCGTTGCAGCTTTTTATCTAAGCTCTACTCTTCCCTCTCTGGCCCAGTTTTGCGGCTGATTTGCCAACTTTTCTGTCcgttttttgttcgcttttctttccttatttggtttttgctgctgtgtaTTTCTTTTATGGAGGGTACACGGATATAAAGGGTATGTTGCTTGCTTCGAGGGACAAGTAACACT
The sequence above is a segment of the Drosophila subobscura isolate 14011-0131.10 chromosome U, UCBerk_Dsub_1.0, whole genome shotgun sequence genome. Coding sequences within it:
- the LOC117901455 gene encoding cylicin-2; its protein translation is MWPTWHGMSLLGLLMVVAAAALALHRTPDGAMAITSPLAGLDLVDFEPYFEEQDQLVAASKKHEEHEEGGEEESGEEHHSEHFKKHGDKSKKEHKHGEKSEKGEKGHHDKEGKKGEHGEEEGHEKKHKHSEDHHKKKKKGEKGEKGSEFEDHGSYKKGHSIKGKHNVHKLNEDKKEKKYYDEDHVEGGEEKHGGFEESKKHKKGSSHKKGEHKKGGHEEHHGKKGHSKKGHKKKGHKGHKKKHEESKKWGHKKEHGKKGGAEHKKKWHKSSKKSSEHDHGHH